The DNA segment GGCAATTACTTTTTCGAGATTACTTCCGCTCTTCATCTATTTGCCCTCCCCCGTTAATGCCGCTTTCTTTTCTTCCTCAGCCTCATAGGCCCGAATGTGCTCAAGCGACACCCTGCGCGGACCGCCATGCGTACCGGTCGACCAGTCACGCGGCGGCTGGATCTCGAACAGCTTTTCGAGAGTGCCGAGCTTCTTCATCCTCTCTACAATAAGATACCAGGCGCAGTCAGTCTCGCTGCTCACCTCGCACTTTCCTTTGTCCGTTCCGCCACAGGGGCCGTTCATAAGCGACTTGGAACAGCGCACAACAGGGCAGATGCCGCCAGTAAGGTGCAGGATGCAGTTTCCGCATCCGCCGCAAAGTTCCACAAAGAACCCTGCCTCCGGAACCCCGCCATAAAAGCTCGTATTGATCCCCGGGTAAACAGGGATGGTCCCGGCAAGACGATCTGCCAGAAAGTTGACGCCAACCCCGCAGGCGGTCGAGAGGACAAGATCATAGCCTTTGACCTTTTCATCAAGGGGTTCGAAAAACTCAGGCTCGCAATGGCGTTCTATGGCGGCATGGTCAACCGTCATGTCGTCCAGGCCTTCCTGCGTAGCCTTCATGCGGAGCATGCTCGTCAGAATCTCTGCCTCCTTGCCGCCGCCGGCATGACAAATCGCCACGCACGTATTACATCCATATACAAGGATCTTCTTGAAACCCTTGACCATCTCCCAGATCTCATCAAATGGCTTTTGCTGGCCTACTATCATTTTTCATTCACTCCTTTTTAACGGCTTTGTACTCGTATGCAGATAATATTCATTAAATCCCTCCTAACCTCCCTTTACCAAAGGGAGGAATTTACCCCTCTTTGACAAAGAGGGGCAAGGGGAGATTTTTCAGTAATGTGATATCAATATAATGGGACTGTAATTATTTCCCTTTATATTTTGCCAGCCAGATGGGAGACGGCCCCATCTGCCGTATCTTCTCTGTAAAGTTTGTGCATATCTCAGCCCATCTTGGTCCCTGGGCTGCCGACAGATTGTACATCTCGATCCTGGCCGGGTCTATGCCGACCTTTGCCAGAAGCTTCTTCGCGTACTCTATCCTTCTTGCTGCGAACTTATTACCTTCCAGGTAATGGCATTGTCCGACCAGTCAACCGGCCACAAAGACACCGTCTACGCCGCGCTCAAAAGCACGAAGGATATGAATATGATCGAGCTTCCCGGTGCAGGGCAGCCGGATGATCTTCACGTTTGGCGGATAGGAAAGCCTCATGACGCCTGCAAGGTCAGCTGCGGCAAAGGCGCAGTAGTGGCAGGCAAAGGCAAGCACATTCGGCTCCCATGAAGCAGGTATATCGTGTGGCTTTTCTATGGTCGAAACCATTGTCTGCTCTGCTTCTGCAACATCAGCCATCTATTGTCTCCTCTCTGTTCAACATATACGATAATAGCATTCTTAATAAATCTCCCCTCCCCCTCTTTACTAAAGAGGGGATTTATCCTCCCTTTAGCAAAGGGAGGCATGGAGGGATTATATTAAAAATAATATTCTGCTCCCTGTCAGTTCACCACCCCGGCCTCTGACTCGACTGCGGCATCGATCATGGCAAGGATCTGGTCATCCCGGAAGTTATTCACCTGAAACGCCTTTGCAGGACATATGCCTGCACAGATGCCGCAGCCCATGCATTTGACCTCATTGTGCGATATCTTGCCGTCTTCGTCGATGTAGGGAGAACCGAACGGGCAGACCCTCATGCAGCTCAGACAGGACATGCAGAGCTCGCGCTTATGCTTTGCGATGATGCCTGAAACAGCAAGCCGCTCGTGAGAAAGCACAACGCCAGCACGGCCAGACGCAGCAAGCGCCTGTGTGACTGTTTCATCGATATTCTTCGGCGCATGGCCGAGCCCGGCAACGAAAAGACCTTCGCTCGGGAAGTCAACAGGACGGAGCTTCACATGCGCCTCAAGGAAATAGCCGTCAGGATTACGCGTAACTTTGTACATCGCACCAACCTGATCAGTAGTCGGATGAGGTCTCAGGCCGGTCGATAGCACCAGCCGATCTGCATCAAACGAGATATCCTTATTGAGCATGAAGTCCCAGGTCTTCACATTGATCCTGTTTCCTGCCTGCTCCACCTGCGGTTTTTTATCAACATCATAACGGACAAAGATAACACCCAGGTCACGCGCCTTTTTGTAGTAATCCTCGCGCAGACCATAGGTCCTCATGTCACGATAGATGATCACGACCTCTGCCTCAGCGTTCCGCTCCTTGATCGCGATCGCATTCCTGATCGCATCCTGGCAGCAAACACGCGAGCAGTACTGATTAGGCTCTTCGCGTGATCCGACGCACTGGACCATCACATAACGCTCACCCGCTGCCGGATTCAGGCCGTCGGCAATCGTCTTTTCGAGCTGTCGCTGTGTGATCACATTCGGACTCTGTCCATACAGATATTCTGTTGGCTGGTATTCGACGCCGCCGGTTGCAAGAATGACAGCGCCGTGGTCCACCGTGCTTCCATCGGTCAGCACAGTGTTGAAATTACCGACAAACCCATCGGTCTTCTTCACCTCAACGCCTGTATGCACCGTGATCTTGGGATGCTCCTTGACCGCCTCGATCCGGTCCTTCAGGAATTCCTGAACATCAAGCCCTTCAAGTGTCCGGTACACATGTTTTACAAGACCGCCGAGTTCATTGTCCTTCTCGATAATATGCACCGGGAAACCCTGATCAGCAAGCGAGAGAGCAGCAGTCATTCCGGCAATGCCGCCGCCGATGATAAGACAGGCTGGTGTTACGCCCACAGTCTCGCTATGGAGCGGTTCCTGAAGACGCGACTTTGCTACGGACATCTTCACGATGCCAATCGCCTTCTTTGTTGCAACTTCATTCTGGCCCTTATGGCACCAGGAACACTGCTCGCGAATGTCTGCGAGGTCAAAGAGATACTTGTTCAGACCTGCCTCACGGATCGTCTCCTGAAAAAGCTTCTCATGGGTCCGCGGCGTGCAGGACGCAATAACAACCCTGTTGAGGTTCTGGTCCTTGATCGTCTGCTTGATCATGTCCTGATTGTCCTGGGCGCAGGCATAAATCGTATTGGTGACGTAGGTAACGCCGGGCTGGTCTTTCACCGCATTGACCACCTCATCGATGTTTACGGTTGATGAAATGTTCGTGCCGCAATGACAGACAAAAACGCCTATCCGCGGAGCTTCACCTGATACGTCCTTCTCCGGCGGCAGTTCTTTCTCAACCGTCTCTGTTCCCCTCGCCTCGGCAAGCAGGGCCATGACACTACCGGCAACGCTGCTGCCCTGTAGGACCGTCTCAGGGATATCCTTCGGTCCCTGATAAATGCCGGCAACAAAAATACCGTCGCGAGACGTCCTGACCGGCGCAAAGGGAGATGTCTTTGGAAAGAGATACTGATTCGTATCAATACCAAAGGTCTGTGCAAAGGCCTCTGCGTCGCAATGCGGCTGGAATCCTACGGAGAGGACCACCATATCAAAGTTCTCTGTGGCAAGCTTGCCATCCTCAGCAGCATACTTGAGGAGCAGGTTCCCGGTGCCGGGCTCTTCACGAACGGCCGAGACCATGGCACGCTGGTATCTGACCCCGTATTCGTTCTTTGCCCTCTCAACGTATTTGTCAAAATCCTTGCCGAAGGCCCGCAGATCCATATAGAAGATGGTCGGTTCTATATTCTTGTCATGTTCCTTTGCGATGATCGACTGCTTTGTGGCGTACATGCAGCAGACCGACGAGCACCAGGGGTTTGCATTACGGTTGTCTCTTGATCCGACACACTGTATCCAGGCCACCTTCTTCGGATGCTTCTGGTCAGAAGGTCTCTGCACAACGCCTTTGTACGGGCCGGAAGCAGAAAGGATGCGTTCGAACTGTATGGATGAGACCACGTTCGGCCAGCGGCCGAGGCCGAGTTCCTGCCTTACCCGTGCATCGTATCTCTCAAGGCCAGGGCTCAGAATGACGGCGCCGACATTGAGTTCTATCTCTTTGCCCTTGTCCTCGTAATTGATCGCGCCTGCCTTACATGCCTTTTCGCAGAGACGGCAGCGTTTCTTGTCAGGATCGTTCAGGCAGAGGCAGTTGCCCGCATCAATAGCCCTTGTATTGGGAACCGCCTGGGGAAAAAGCGAATACACCGCTTTTCTCTGGCCAAGGTTCTGGTCAAACTCGCTTACCACCTTCTTCGGGCATTTGACCTCGCAGTCGCCGCAGCCTGTGCATTTGTCAGCATCAACGTACCGGGGGGCGAGCTTCACCTTC comes from the Nitrospirota bacterium genome and includes:
- a CDS encoding hydrogenase iron-sulfur subunit; the protein is MVSTIEKPHDIPASWEPNVLAFACHYCAFAAADLAGVMRLSYPPNVKIIRLPCTGKLDHIHILRAFERGVDGVFVAGULVGQCHYLEGNKFAARRIEYAKKLLAKVGIDPARIEMYNLSAAQGPRWAEICTNFTEKIRQMGPSPIWLAKYKGK
- a CDS encoding methylenetetrahydrofolate reductase C-terminal domain-containing protein — translated: MIVGQQKPFDEIWEMVKGFKKILVYGCNTCVAICHAGGGKEAEILTSMLRMKATQEGLDDMTVDHAAIERHCEPEFFEPLDEKVKGYDLVLSTACGVGVNFLADRLAGTIPVYPGINTSFYGGVPEAGFFVELCGGCGNCILHLTGGICPVVRCSKSLMNGPCGGTDKGKCEVSSETDCAWYLIVERMKKLGTLEKLFEIQPPRDWSTGTHGGPRRVSLEHIRAYEAEEEKKAALTGEGK
- a CDS encoding CoB--CoM heterodisulfide reductase iron-sulfur subunit A family protein; amino-acid sequence: MSLLSNSTKRGSVLIVGGGIGGMQAALDLADSGFKVHIVQRDPSIGGTMVMLDKTFPTGDCAMCMISPKMVEAGRHLNIDVHTLAEVTSVEGEAGDFKVKVKLAPRYVDADKCTGCGDCEVKCPKKVVSEFDQNLGQRKAVYSLFPQAVPNTRAIDAGNCLCLNDPDKKRCRLCEKACKAGAINYEDKGKEIELNVGAVILSPGLERYDARVRQELGLGRWPNVVSSIQFERILSASGPYKGVVQRPSDQKHPKKVAWIQCVGSRDNRNANPWCSSVCCMYATKQSIIAKEHDKNIEPTIFYMDLRAFGKDFDKYVERAKNEYGVRYQRAMVSAVREEPGTGNLLLKYAAEDGKLATENFDMVVLSVGFQPHCDAEAFAQTFGIDTNQYLFPKTSPFAPVRTSRDGIFVAGIYQGPKDIPETVLQGSSVAGSVMALLAEARGTETVEKELPPEKDVSGEAPRIGVFVCHCGTNISSTVNIDEVVNAVKDQPGVTYVTNTIYACAQDNQDMIKQTIKDQNLNRVVIASCTPRTHEKLFQETIREAGLNKYLFDLADIREQCSWCHKGQNEVATKKAIGIVKMSVAKSRLQEPLHSETVGVTPACLIIGGGIAGMTAALSLADQGFPVHIIEKDNELGGLVKHVYRTLEGLDVQEFLKDRIEAVKEHPKITVHTGVEVKKTDGFVGNFNTVLTDGSTVDHGAVILATGGVEYQPTEYLYGQSPNVITQRQLEKTIADGLNPAAGERYVMVQCVGSREEPNQYCSRVCCQDAIRNAIAIKERNAEAEVVIIYRDMRTYGLREDYYKKARDLGVIFVRYDVDKKPQVEQAGNRINVKTWDFMLNKDISFDADRLVLSTGLRPHPTTDQVGAMYKVTRNPDGYFLEAHVKLRPVDFPSEGLFVAGLGHAPKNIDETVTQALAASGRAGVVLSHERLAVSGIIAKHKRELCMSCLSCMRVCPFGSPYIDEDGKISHNEVKCMGCGICAGICPAKAFQVNNFRDDQILAMIDAAVESEAGVVN